One Polyangiaceae bacterium DNA window includes the following coding sequences:
- a CDS encoding beta-propeller domain-containing protein, with amino-acid sequence MEHRRLVAIPLALFSAFAAASSCTAPPEPAPRVATQPPPPKKAAAPLVVATTPPPPARKPSPPRPPPPIVSSPMPGEPAETALGEARLIPSSCENYKEIARKMADARIKQMRAQVDDSFRSWHESQPDCWAESRWRAEEERALQSGGGYGVGYGRAYGIGKSLDGAVLGGMGGVPSKPSPPRPTRAAPAPIPSAGPRPVPTERSAPTKKPADSPAAEPKAAESASGTNNQVVGVDEADIVKTDGRYVYLSMNGALRIVEALNPKVTSVTRLPGDVREMFIEGDRAVVYTASGKGGRKCTYAYDCQFAGDGTATRITVLDIADRTAPKAVRQIDFSGSLMAARRIGRTIHTVVSDNDAPTAGYSTWPENLDTCGNKEDFVRKEFAKLKIENERKIRQDIWFPTIKEKGVEKPMCGGLLETAIKDGQAFTTLASFDMFDDNTPAVTTTIQSRPGAVFASANTLYLSVVHHKSASKGKWYSFYPSVSEISEIHAFRIGETPKATQYMGSGVVPGHVLNQFSMDEWYGYLRVATSKGRVPDPKVHSVLSILAPGKNGNLVRVGAIDKIAPGEDIRAVRFDEDRGYIVTFKKTDPLFVMDLYNPAKPAILGELKIPGFSTYIHRIDPDHLLSIGFDANDHGDFAYFDGVILQLFDVSKPTDPQLIHKEKIGTRGSSSEAATNHLAFNYFADRGLLAFPMTVCEGGSDGVNGTKLAFSGLLVYNVDIDKGFTKLGGVDHGKRGANCGTWWSNATSHVKRSVFLDDLVYSIAIDRLKVQRMESFGTDLADIPLMP; translated from the coding sequence ATGGAACACCGCCGCCTCGTCGCCATCCCGCTCGCGCTTTTCTCCGCATTCGCCGCTGCTTCCAGTTGCACCGCGCCTCCCGAGCCGGCCCCACGTGTCGCAACCCAACCACCGCCACCCAAAAAAGCCGCCGCCCCGCTCGTCGTTGCTACGACGCCTCCGCCGCCCGCGCGAAAACCATCGCCGCCACGTCCTCCGCCGCCCATCGTGAGCTCACCCATGCCGGGCGAACCTGCCGAAACAGCCCTCGGCGAAGCGCGCTTGATTCCGTCGAGCTGCGAGAATTACAAGGAAATTGCCCGCAAAATGGCCGACGCTCGCATCAAACAAATGCGCGCCCAGGTCGACGATTCGTTCCGCTCGTGGCACGAATCGCAACCCGATTGCTGGGCAGAATCCCGCTGGCGCGCCGAAGAAGAACGCGCATTGCAAAGCGGAGGAGGATATGGCGTCGGATACGGCCGAGCGTACGGCATTGGCAAATCGCTCGATGGTGCAGTGCTCGGCGGAATGGGCGGCGTGCCGAGCAAGCCAAGCCCACCGCGTCCCACTCGAGCAGCACCTGCGCCAATACCGAGCGCAGGACCACGCCCAGTTCCGACCGAACGATCTGCGCCGACCAAGAAGCCCGCGGACAGCCCCGCCGCGGAACCGAAAGCTGCCGAGAGTGCGTCCGGTACGAACAATCAAGTAGTCGGCGTGGACGAAGCCGATATCGTCAAAACGGACGGTCGGTACGTGTATTTGTCCATGAATGGGGCTCTCCGTATCGTCGAAGCGCTCAATCCCAAAGTCACATCCGTCACGCGCTTGCCCGGTGACGTACGCGAAATGTTCATCGAAGGCGATCGCGCGGTCGTGTATACGGCAAGCGGCAAAGGCGGCAGAAAGTGCACATACGCGTACGATTGCCAATTCGCCGGCGACGGCACGGCGACGCGCATCACCGTGCTCGACATCGCCGACCGCACAGCTCCCAAAGCCGTGCGCCAAATCGATTTTTCCGGATCGCTCATGGCTGCTCGCCGCATTGGCCGCACCATCCACACGGTGGTCTCCGATAACGATGCACCGACGGCAGGCTACAGTACGTGGCCCGAGAATTTGGATACCTGCGGCAACAAGGAAGATTTCGTCCGTAAAGAGTTTGCCAAACTAAAAATTGAAAACGAAAGAAAAATTCGCCAGGACATCTGGTTTCCCACCATCAAAGAAAAAGGCGTCGAAAAACCGATGTGCGGCGGGCTCCTCGAAACCGCCATCAAAGACGGCCAAGCCTTCACGACGCTCGCGTCGTTCGACATGTTCGACGATAACACGCCCGCCGTCACGACCACCATTCAAAGCCGCCCTGGCGCCGTATTTGCCTCGGCCAATACGCTCTACCTGTCCGTCGTGCACCACAAGAGCGCCTCCAAAGGCAAGTGGTATTCGTTTTACCCATCGGTCAGCGAAATCAGCGAGATTCACGCATTTCGTATCGGCGAAACGCCAAAAGCCACGCAATACATGGGCAGCGGCGTCGTCCCCGGTCACGTGTTGAATCAATTTTCCATGGATGAATGGTACGGATACCTTCGCGTCGCGACATCGAAAGGTCGCGTACCGGATCCGAAGGTGCACAGCGTCTTGTCGATCCTCGCGCCCGGCAAAAATGGCAACCTCGTGCGCGTGGGTGCAATCGATAAAATCGCGCCCGGAGAAGACATTCGCGCCGTGCGTTTCGATGAAGATCGCGGATACATCGTGACGTTCAAAAAAACCGATCCGCTCTTCGTGATGGATCTGTACAACCCAGCCAAACCGGCCATTCTCGGTGAGCTCAAGATCCCCGGGTTTTCCACGTACATTCACCGTATCGATCCGGATCACTTGTTATCCATCGGATTCGATGCAAACGACCACGGAGATTTTGCGTACTTCGACGGCGTCATTCTGCAGCTCTTCGACGTATCGAAACCCACCGACCCGCAGCTCATTCACAAAGAAAAAATTGGTACGCGCGGATCGAGCTCGGAAGCTGCGACGAACCATTTGGCGTTCAACTATTTCGCCGATCGAGGGCTGCTCGCGTTTCCGATGACCGTGTGCGAAGGCGGCAGCGACGGCGTGAACGGGACCAAGCTCGCCTTCAGCGGCTTGCTCGTCTACAACGTCGATATCGACAAGGGTTTTACCAAGCTCGGCGGCGTGGACCACGGCAAGCGCGGGGCGAACTGCGGGACGTGGTGGAGTAACGCGACCTCGCACGTCAAGCGTAGCGTTTTCCTCGACGACCTCGTATATTCGATTGCCATCGACCGCTTGAAGGTGCAGCGAATGGAGAGTTTTGGTACGGACTTGGCGGACATTCCGCTCATGCCGTGA
- a CDS encoding YkgJ family cysteine cluster protein → MVTESPQTIPTRYTPDVLAGIALGEAAALAPLVSRDATGAMEAAAMATARADELTAAAMNHEPPDRPIACGRGCSTCCQAKVLVVAPEILRIGDHLRKTRTPAELDGLLERIREADAIARGLTRAARAEAHVQCPLLDADGGCSIHQVRPLVCRSWTSYDALLCEAYWQEPRYKLTPPQWPIGYELSQAVLAGLGKACLDRGLDGVPLEFIAALRIVLERPNAGERWSKKLPVFLAARDEEWAEANGFE, encoded by the coding sequence ATGGTTACGGAATCGCCGCAAACGATTCCGACGCGGTATACGCCCGACGTTTTGGCAGGCATTGCATTGGGTGAGGCGGCGGCATTGGCGCCGCTCGTATCGCGGGATGCAACGGGTGCCATGGAAGCGGCCGCCATGGCGACGGCGCGTGCCGACGAGCTAACGGCTGCAGCGATGAACCACGAGCCCCCGGACAGGCCGATTGCGTGCGGTCGAGGCTGTTCGACGTGCTGCCAAGCAAAAGTGCTCGTCGTCGCGCCCGAAATACTTCGAATTGGCGACCATTTACGAAAAACGAGGACGCCTGCAGAGCTCGACGGGCTTCTCGAGCGCATTCGTGAAGCCGACGCAATAGCGCGAGGGCTCACGCGTGCCGCTCGAGCCGAAGCTCACGTGCAATGCCCGCTCCTCGATGCCGACGGTGGATGCAGCATTCACCAAGTTCGCCCCTTGGTTTGTCGTAGCTGGACATCGTACGATGCGTTGCTGTGTGAAGCCTATTGGCAAGAGCCTCGATATAAGCTGACGCCACCTCAATGGCCCATTGGATATGAGCTGTCGCAAGCCGTGCTCGCCGGATTGGGCAAAGCGTGTCTCGATCGAGGTCTCGACGGCGTGCCGCTCGAATTCATTGCAGCGCTGCGCATCGTGCTCGAACGCCCGAATGCAGGTGAGCGGTGGTCGAAGAAGCTGCCCGTGTTTCTGGCGGCGCGCGATGAAGAATGGGCGGAAGCGAATGGCTTCGAGTGA
- a CDS encoding peptidase M1 encodes MEKLVSSLVASLSILVLTGCDGAQDPKPGPVPIAPSMDTSRDILSTNLALDVTAMTGEATIVLAGSESTGASLEVPGLSVTSVASPDSTLPIQYAVQDGRLDVGVPESSDPIELRISYSFATQSNFDGYLAEKLTFLWPRFCGNLFPCKSAPSEGVSFTMQLSGIPMGDTAVFPAEIPSDAPTYMPAFALGNYTYVMLGKTTAGTEVGVYHLPGEEAAMMEGTKDLTAFFDWLEKTYGEYTFGGKVASVSANWGPGAYGGMEHHPYWHIARDAMNDPVTHAHEAAHGWFGDGVRIACWEDFVLSEGTVSYLAARAIEAVGGTTAGQAVWDGYQSELDAVLPTEDTILMLDTCNEIDLIVHPLWSNVTYMKGAFFFKAVEAQVGRDKLDAAIKKFYGTHKNAAARMQDMIDTIQAETGADISVHVNGWLKGMGKP; translated from the coding sequence ATGGAAAAACTGGTCAGCTCGCTGGTTGCTTCACTCTCTATCCTCGTACTTACCGGATGCGACGGCGCGCAAGATCCCAAGCCCGGTCCTGTTCCAATCGCGCCCTCGATGGATACGAGCCGCGATATCTTGTCGACGAACCTCGCGCTCGACGTGACAGCCATGACGGGAGAAGCGACGATTGTGCTGGCGGGGTCGGAGAGCACCGGAGCTTCGCTCGAAGTGCCGGGGCTTTCCGTCACATCCGTTGCAAGCCCGGACAGCACACTGCCCATTCAATACGCGGTGCAAGACGGACGGCTCGACGTGGGTGTCCCCGAAAGCTCCGATCCCATCGAGCTACGAATATCGTATTCGTTTGCCACGCAAAGCAATTTCGACGGCTACCTCGCCGAGAAGCTCACCTTCTTGTGGCCTCGTTTTTGCGGCAATCTTTTCCCGTGCAAGTCGGCTCCCTCGGAAGGAGTGAGCTTCACCATGCAATTGTCGGGAATTCCGATGGGTGATACGGCTGTGTTTCCAGCAGAAATTCCTTCGGACGCTCCGACATACATGCCCGCGTTCGCGCTTGGAAATTACACGTATGTCATGCTTGGAAAAACCACGGCGGGAACCGAGGTCGGGGTGTATCACTTGCCTGGCGAAGAAGCGGCCATGATGGAGGGAACGAAAGATTTGACTGCGTTCTTCGATTGGCTTGAAAAAACCTACGGCGAGTACACGTTTGGCGGAAAAGTCGCGTCAGTTTCGGCGAATTGGGGTCCAGGCGCTTATGGCGGCATGGAGCACCATCCATATTGGCACATTGCGCGCGACGCAATGAACGATCCGGTCACGCACGCGCACGAGGCAGCGCACGGCTGGTTTGGCGATGGAGTGCGGATTGCGTGCTGGGAAGATTTCGTTTTGTCCGAGGGAACGGTTTCGTATTTAGCGGCCCGAGCAATCGAAGCCGTCGGTGGTACGACCGCGGGTCAAGCGGTATGGGATGGTTATCAATCGGAGCTCGACGCGGTGCTGCCGACGGAAGACACGATATTAATGCTGGACACGTGCAACGAGATCGACCTCATCGTACACCCTTTGTGGTCGAATGTAACGTACATGAAGGGGGCATTTTTCTTCAAGGCGGTGGAGGCGCAGGTTGGTCGAGACAAGCTCGATGCGGCGATCAAGAAGTTTTACGGAACGCACAAAAACGCGGCCGCTCGAATGCAGGACATGATCGACACGATTCAGGCAGAGACGGGAGCGGACATTTCCGTGCACGTGAATGGGTGGCTGAAGGGAATGGGGAAGCCGTGA
- a CDS encoding PAS domain-containing protein, translating to MSDITSKTVPNYGLVFEGCPDPCAIVDGDVIVATNTAFRAHFGDAVQSFSACVDTADHEKVPREFPATARFIARPANGASAGKPMQWTAWPMDGGLACVRMDGPAPMQPEIPPALAPMFHEPLTLAGMLAGKMFERLDATIWAISHEGTLLISEGNGLKHFGIEPGQTVGLNAFQIHPKGSLAAMDMETALSGKSVRRDQVETNAHWRIACEPVQDANRFVTGMVGFGWCMAEVTGNDRQAKALLSAVAELPVTVWAMEADGTCTLSVGKGLRHFGLESGALVGKNLLQVYPPGSETYNHILRALQGEHIAQEIRIGEMTWFSTLLPVKDALGKKVTQVYGVAENVTERSNAQRRIEEQIALIKSQQEAIATLTSPIIEVWQGVLVVPVIGSLDGNRATRLLEHLLAEVVSRQSKAVILDLTGTNVVDPSTAQNLFDIMRSVRLLGAEGLVSGIRPNVARTMVELDVASASWKTFPTLAEALRRLIGKRSRAE from the coding sequence ATGTCCGACATTACGTCAAAGACGGTTCCGAACTACGGGTTGGTGTTCGAGGGGTGTCCGGATCCGTGTGCAATCGTCGATGGCGACGTAATCGTAGCAACGAACACCGCATTTCGAGCGCACTTTGGGGACGCCGTGCAATCGTTTTCAGCGTGCGTCGATACGGCCGATCACGAAAAAGTTCCGCGTGAATTCCCGGCCACCGCGAGGTTCATTGCGCGTCCAGCCAATGGCGCAAGCGCGGGCAAACCCATGCAATGGACGGCTTGGCCAATGGATGGGGGCCTTGCGTGCGTGAGAATGGATGGTCCTGCACCCATGCAGCCCGAAATTCCTCCAGCACTGGCCCCGATGTTCCACGAACCTCTCACGCTTGCTGGAATGCTCGCGGGCAAGATGTTCGAACGATTGGACGCGACGATCTGGGCCATTTCTCACGAGGGAACGCTTCTCATTTCGGAGGGCAATGGATTGAAGCATTTTGGCATAGAGCCGGGACAAACCGTCGGACTCAATGCTTTCCAGATTCATCCCAAAGGGTCGCTCGCCGCGATGGATATGGAAACCGCATTGAGCGGCAAGAGCGTACGCCGCGACCAGGTAGAGACGAACGCGCATTGGCGCATCGCGTGCGAGCCGGTGCAAGACGCGAACCGATTCGTCACCGGAATGGTCGGATTCGGCTGGTGCATGGCGGAAGTCACAGGAAATGACAGGCAAGCGAAGGCGCTCCTCAGCGCGGTGGCCGAATTGCCCGTCACGGTATGGGCCATGGAGGCCGACGGAACATGCACGCTGTCCGTTGGCAAGGGACTGCGTCATTTCGGCTTGGAATCCGGAGCGCTCGTCGGGAAAAACCTGTTGCAAGTCTATCCGCCGGGCTCGGAGACGTACAACCACATTCTGCGAGCTCTGCAAGGCGAACACATCGCGCAAGAAATACGCATTGGGGAAATGACTTGGTTCAGTACGTTGCTGCCGGTGAAAGATGCATTGGGGAAAAAGGTGACGCAGGTGTACGGCGTTGCCGAGAACGTGACGGAAAGATCCAATGCGCAGCGGCGTATCGAGGAACAAATCGCACTCATCAAGTCCCAGCAAGAAGCAATTGCTACCCTCACGAGTCCCATTATCGAGGTTTGGCAGGGTGTGCTCGTGGTCCCAGTCATCGGGTCTCTCGATGGCAATCGTGCCACGCGGCTGCTCGAGCACTTGCTTGCAGAAGTGGTGAGCCGCCAGTCCAAGGCGGTCATCTTGGACTTGACGGGAACCAATGTCGTCGATCCGTCGACAGCCCAAAACCTCTTCGACATCATGCGCAGCGTGCGCCTGCTCGGCGCGGAGGGACTCGTGTCCGGAATCCGGCCCAATGTCGCACGAACGATGGTCGAACTCGATGTGGCCAGCGCTTCCTGGAAAACATTCCCTACCCTCGCCGAAGCACTACGACGTCTCATCGGAAAACGCTCACGAGCCGAGTGA
- a CDS encoding VacB/RNase II family 3'-5' exoribonuclease, with amino-acid sequence MTAVAMRGRISVHPRGFGFFVTDAPSATSAFVTPPDLNAFLHGDIVTADVATNGGRSSATNLKLVTRSRAEVFGHVVVRSGKPYLSIDRSVANTDWPLDGASRLSEGTYVVAEVSGDRLVVSRVLPADSDIGIERCIARHGLRAVFNAEVESAAEEAARRSISTNARRDLRHLRSVTIDAESTRDIDDALAAHPADADGALRVLVSIADVDAFVPLRSILDREARLRGTSVYLAGRVLPMLPESLSANAASLVEGHDRPALTVEMRIDPEGRITSVDIYESLLRSHARLTYDAVDEFLTEGHSAGVPQPVESTLRWLRTAAARLTAVRQARGGVNVAREEARIEVDARTGQPTTITTQRDTAAHRLVERLMVAANEAVAGWLVARGLPGIYRVHDEPSADRVETLAKVAHNFGFEAGFGPRLTPRGLAAFEAQFAEGRSEPAIRTVLGQALGPARYTPEPGPHFGLGAPLYLHFTSPIRRYADLVVHRIIKRYLEGHREYDELRAELAVLAADCDRSSAAAGKAEAERYRMLMARMYAEKLGDEIVGNIVAVKPFGLIVQIAGTGATGSIAIDSLPGGPFRNDVTAQALVGPGQKFAVGDRVRATVAAVHEDLGRIDLVLVA; translated from the coding sequence ATGACTGCTGTCGCGATGCGCGGCCGAATATCGGTCCATCCCCGCGGGTTCGGATTTTTTGTGACCGACGCGCCGAGCGCGACGTCGGCATTCGTCACGCCACCCGATCTCAATGCATTCCTCCATGGGGACATCGTCACGGCCGACGTCGCGACGAATGGCGGAAGGTCATCTGCGACAAACCTCAAGCTCGTCACTCGATCGCGTGCGGAAGTATTTGGTCACGTTGTGGTGCGTTCGGGCAAGCCATACTTGAGCATCGATCGCTCCGTCGCCAACACGGATTGGCCACTCGATGGGGCGAGCCGTTTGTCCGAAGGAACGTACGTCGTCGCGGAAGTATCCGGCGATCGGCTGGTCGTGTCGCGCGTGCTTCCGGCGGATTCGGACATCGGCATCGAACGGTGCATCGCGCGGCATGGTTTGCGCGCGGTGTTCAACGCGGAAGTCGAATCGGCTGCCGAAGAAGCGGCGCGACGTTCCATTTCGACAAACGCTCGTCGTGATCTGCGTCATCTGCGATCGGTCACGATCGACGCCGAGTCGACGCGTGACATCGATGATGCGCTGGCAGCTCATCCGGCCGATGCTGACGGAGCGCTGCGTGTGCTCGTGTCGATTGCGGATGTGGATGCATTCGTTCCGCTGCGATCGATCCTCGATCGCGAAGCGCGGCTTCGCGGCACGAGCGTGTACCTTGCGGGACGAGTATTGCCGATGCTTCCGGAAAGTTTGTCCGCGAACGCGGCAAGCTTGGTCGAAGGTCACGATCGACCTGCGCTCACGGTGGAGATGCGCATCGATCCGGAGGGTCGCATCACGTCGGTGGACATTTACGAGAGCCTATTGCGATCGCATGCGCGACTCACGTACGACGCAGTGGACGAGTTTCTCACCGAGGGACATTCAGCGGGCGTGCCGCAGCCCGTCGAATCGACGCTGCGATGGTTGCGAACGGCAGCGGCGCGTTTGACTGCCGTGCGGCAAGCGCGCGGTGGCGTGAACGTGGCGCGAGAGGAAGCGCGCATCGAGGTCGATGCACGTACGGGACAACCGACGACGATCACGACGCAGCGAGACACGGCCGCTCACAGGCTCGTCGAACGACTCATGGTGGCGGCGAACGAAGCCGTCGCAGGATGGCTCGTGGCGCGAGGTTTGCCCGGGATATACCGCGTCCATGACGAACCTTCGGCGGATCGCGTCGAAACGCTGGCGAAAGTCGCGCACAATTTCGGATTCGAAGCGGGTTTTGGCCCACGGCTCACGCCTCGCGGGCTCGCAGCGTTCGAGGCACAATTTGCCGAGGGTCGATCGGAACCGGCCATTCGCACTGTGCTCGGCCAAGCGCTCGGACCCGCGCGTTATACGCCCGAACCTGGTCCGCATTTCGGTCTCGGCGCACCGCTCTACCTGCATTTCACGTCGCCCATACGCAGGTATGCGGATCTCGTCGTGCACCGAATCATCAAGCGATACCTCGAAGGACATCGCGAATACGACGAGCTACGCGCCGAGCTCGCGGTGCTTGCGGCAGATTGCGATCGTTCCAGTGCGGCGGCGGGCAAAGCCGAGGCGGAGCGTTACCGCATGCTCATGGCTCGCATGTATGCCGAGAAGCTTGGCGACGAAATCGTTGGCAACATCGTCGCAGTAAAGCCGTTTGGATTGATCGTACAGATTGCGGGGACGGGTGCGACGGGCTCGATTGCAATCGATTCGCTTCCAGGAGGTCCCTTCCGCAACGACGTAACAGCTCAAGCACTCGTGGGTCCGGGTCAAAAGTTCGCCGTGGGTGATCGCGTGCGAGCGACCGTTGCAGCCGTGCACGAAGATCTCGGCCGAATCGACCTCGTGCTCGTGGCGTGA
- the speA gene encoding biosynthetic arginine decarboxylase produces MIDRWGRGYFDVSPEGNITVAPLQERGRRIALIDVVEEARKQGLRTPLLIRFQDLLHHRVRTLNEAFGRAIADLKFRGQYRGVFPIKVNQLKEVVEEILEAGRLYHFGLEVGSKPELFAGLSVHTDNESLIICNGYKDENFIRTAMIGRKLGKKVILVAEKLSEVRTIVRVAKEMNVEPLVGLRVRLLTQGAGKWADSGGEHAKFGLSTAEILAACAIMAEAGMNSAFKLLHFHIGSQVPDILVIKRAVREAARHYAKLRKMGHRIEYMDVGGGLAIDYDGSRSTFHSSMNYSIEEYARDIVFNIADICDDEKVPHPNIVSESGRAIVAHHSVLAVQAFGSIEKTPEAPIDIKTEEHKLIRNLIETRDGLSPTNLAESFHDLLQVKEEAQKMFELGYLALDVKARVEALFWETAERMQELLGSIDPAEVPEDLVALRKQLADQYICNFSVFQSLLDHWALGALFPVVPIHRLNERPSAESTLVDITCDSEGKVSKFIDRNDVRDTLPLHPLRGEEPYYLGIFLTGAYQDIMGDIHNLFGRVNEVHVFLDDDEECGYYIEETIAGNKIREVLALTQYDTQTLMAKVKAQVDGAIKQDLLRPTEGMRLLADYERGLKDQTYLSFG; encoded by the coding sequence ATGATCGACCGTTGGGGCCGCGGGTACTTCGATGTGAGCCCCGAGGGCAACATCACCGTCGCGCCGCTTCAGGAGCGAGGTCGGCGAATCGCGTTGATTGACGTCGTCGAGGAGGCTCGTAAGCAAGGCTTGCGCACGCCGCTCCTCATCCGCTTCCAGGACCTCTTGCACCACCGCGTTCGCACGCTGAACGAGGCGTTTGGCCGGGCCATCGCGGACCTCAAGTTCCGCGGTCAATACCGCGGCGTGTTCCCCATCAAGGTGAACCAGCTCAAGGAAGTCGTGGAGGAGATCCTCGAAGCGGGGCGGCTCTACCACTTCGGCCTCGAAGTCGGATCGAAGCCCGAGCTTTTCGCCGGCCTCAGCGTTCACACGGACAACGAGTCGCTGATCATTTGCAACGGGTACAAGGACGAGAACTTCATCCGCACCGCGATGATCGGCCGCAAGCTCGGCAAGAAGGTCATCCTCGTCGCGGAGAAGCTCTCCGAGGTCCGCACGATCGTTCGTGTGGCGAAGGAGATGAACGTCGAGCCGCTCGTCGGCTTGCGTGTTCGTCTCTTGACGCAAGGCGCAGGCAAGTGGGCAGACAGCGGTGGTGAGCACGCAAAGTTTGGTTTGTCCACGGCCGAGATCCTTGCGGCATGCGCGATCATGGCCGAAGCCGGGATGAACTCTGCGTTCAAGCTCCTGCACTTCCACATCGGTTCGCAGGTGCCCGACATCCTCGTCATCAAGCGCGCGGTACGCGAAGCTGCTCGGCACTACGCCAAGCTTCGCAAGATGGGGCATCGCATCGAGTACATGGATGTCGGCGGCGGCCTCGCGATCGACTACGACGGCTCGCGTTCGACGTTTCATTCATCGATGAACTATTCCATCGAAGAGTACGCGCGCGACATCGTCTTCAACATCGCGGACATCTGCGACGACGAGAAGGTCCCACACCCGAACATCGTGAGCGAGTCGGGTCGTGCGATCGTCGCGCACCACTCGGTGCTCGCCGTGCAAGCGTTCGGCTCGATCGAGAAGACGCCCGAGGCGCCCATCGACATCAAGACCGAGGAGCACAAGCTCATCCGGAACCTGATCGAGACGCGCGATGGTTTGTCTCCGACGAACCTTGCCGAATCGTTTCACGATCTCCTCCAGGTCAAGGAGGAGGCGCAGAAGATGTTCGAGCTTGGCTACTTGGCGCTCGATGTGAAAGCGCGTGTCGAGGCGTTGTTTTGGGAGACGGCGGAGCGCATGCAAGAGCTGCTCGGCTCGATCGACCCGGCGGAGGTGCCCGAGGATTTGGTGGCACTTCGGAAGCAGCTCGCCGACCAATACATTTGCAACTTCTCGGTGTTCCAATCGCTGCTCGACCATTGGGCGCTCGGGGCGCTATTCCCCGTGGTGCCCATTCACAGGCTCAATGAACGCCCTTCTGCCGAGAGCACGCTGGTCGACATCACGTGCGATTCCGAGGGCAAGGTCAGTAAATTCATCGACCGGAACGATGTGAGGGACACGTTGCCATTGCATCCGTTGCGAGGTGAAGAGCCCTATTACCTGGGGATTTTCCTCACCGGCGCTTATCAGGACATCATGGGCGACATCCATAACCTGTTTGGCCGGGTCAACGAGGTTCATGTGTTCCTCGATGACGACGAGGAATGCGGTTATTACATCGAGGAGACCATTGCGGGAAACAAGATCCGCGAGGTCCTTGCGCTCACGCAATACGACACGCAGACGCTCATGGCGAAGGTGAAGGCGCAGGTCGACGGGGCCATCAAGCAGGATCTATTGAGGCCGACCGAAGGAATGCGTCTTCTTGCGGATTACGAGCGCGGGCTCAAGGATCAGACCTATTTGAGCTTCGGTTGA
- a CDS encoding nucleotidyltransferase domain-containing protein, which produces MEPRSELIARLEAKANRAFPNVIAARAFSAATLERLRELLTGQDVEDTSIVVFGSFARGEYTPGSDIDWTLLVDGRADDAHFQRALAITRILDDAKFQPPSPYGVFDNVSFSHPLLHLIGGHDDTNRNTTQRILLLLESLAVCRSEAHERVIELVLHRYVSDDRGLLFSKRNPLVPRFLLNDIIRYWRTITVDFVNKQRTKGGWALRNVKLRMSRKLLFASGMLACFSLELFGKDEQWRDEGGVDPARVVRFVRNRLRLSPLEQMCEVLLRPGISPETALQVIGAYDSFMGILADDEKRQHLSSLSLDALGTDALFKEATSLTYTFQTGLDSVFFEDEEIGMLVRRFGVF; this is translated from the coding sequence ATGGAACCAAGATCGGAATTGATCGCACGGCTCGAAGCGAAGGCGAATCGCGCGTTCCCAAACGTCATCGCCGCCCGTGCGTTTTCCGCAGCAACGCTCGAACGCCTGCGCGAGCTGCTCACCGGCCAAGACGTCGAAGACACGAGCATCGTCGTGTTCGGCTCGTTCGCTCGCGGCGAGTACACGCCGGGCAGCGACATCGATTGGACGCTGCTCGTCGATGGTCGCGCGGACGACGCGCACTTTCAGCGTGCGCTCGCGATCACGCGCATCCTCGATGACGCCAAGTTTCAGCCACCGAGCCCCTATGGCGTCTTCGACAACGTGTCGTTCAGTCATCCGCTGTTGCACCTCATCGGCGGACACGACGACACGAATCGCAACACGACGCAGCGGATTCTGCTCCTGCTCGAGTCCCTCGCGGTGTGCCGCTCCGAGGCGCACGAGCGCGTGATCGAGCTCGTCTTGCATCGTTACGTGTCGGACGATCGAGGTCTTTTGTTCTCAAAACGAAATCCGCTCGTCCCGCGATTTCTGCTGAACGACATCATCCGCTACTGGCGCACGATCACCGTGGACTTCGTCAACAAGCAGCGGACGAAGGGCGGCTGGGCGCTGCGAAACGTCAAGCTTCGTATGAGCCGCAAGCTTTTGTTTGCGAGCGGCATGCTTGCATGTTTCTCGCTCGAGCTGTTTGGCAAGGATGAACAGTGGCGAGACGAAGGCGGCGTGGATCCTGCGCGCGTCGTGCGGTTCGTCCGAAACAGGCTTCGCCTGTCGCCGCTCGAGCAGATGTGCGAGGTGCTGTTGCGGCCTGGCATATCGCCGGAGACGGCGCTGCAGGTGATTGGCGCGTACGACTCGTTCATGGGCATTCTTGCGGACGACGAAAAGCGCCAGCATCTTTCGAGTTTGTCGCTCGATGCGCTCGGTACGGATGCGCTCTTCAAAGAAGCCACGAGCCTGACGTACACATTTCAAACGGGGCTCGATAGCGTCTTTTTCGAGGATGAAGAGATCGGCATGCTCGTTCGTAGGTTCGGAGTTTTCTGA